Part of the Coregonus clupeaformis isolate EN_2021a chromosome 31, ASM2061545v1, whole genome shotgun sequence genome, AAGTGTTCTCATAGTTCCTCGCTTGGAACATGACTACAGCGATTTTCGTTTGCCTCAATATGCAATTAGtccatgtatgtatgtacagtaccagtcaaaagtttggacacacctactcattcaaggtttttctttatttttactattattctacattgtagaataatagtgaagacatcaaaactatgaaataacacatatattttatatttgagattcttcaaagtagccaccctttgccttgatgacagctttgaacactcttggcattctctcaaccagcttcatgaggtagtcacctggaatgcatttcaattaacaggtgtgccttcttaaaagttaatttgtggaatttctttccttaatgcgtttgagccaatcaagttgtgttgtgacaaggtaggggtggtatccagaagatagccctatttggtaaaagaccaagtccatattatggcaagaacagctcaaataagaaaggagaaatgacagtccatcattactttcagtcaatctggaaaatttcaagaactttgaacgtttcttcaagtgcagtcgcaaaaaccatcaagcgctatgatgaaactggctctcatgaggaccgccacaggaaaggaagacacagagttaactctgctgcagaggataagttcattagagttaccagccttagaaattgcagcccaaataaatgcttcacagagttcaaggaacagacacatctcaacataaactgttcagaggagactccgtgaatcaggccttcatggtcgaattgctgcaaagaaaccactactaaatgacaccaataagaagaagagacttgcttgggccaagaaacacgagcaatggacattagactggtggaaatctgtcctttggtctgatgagtccaaatttgagatttttggttccaactgctgtgtctttgtgagacgcaggtgaacggatgatctccgcatgtgtggttcccaccgtaaagcatggaggaggaggtgtgatggtgtgggggtgctttgctggtgacactgtcagtgatttatttagaattcaaggcactcttaaccagcatgactaccacagcgttctgcagcgatacgccatcccatctggtttgcgcttagtaggactatcatttgtttttcaacagcaccaagaaggagagtgatgacctggcctccacaatcacccgacctcaatccaattgagattgttttggatgagttggaccgcagagtgaaggaaaagcagccaacaagtgctcagcatatttgggaactccttcaagactgttggaaaagcattccaggtgaagctggttgagagaatgccaagagtgtacaaagctgtcatcaaggcaaagggttgctactttgaagaatctaaaatctaaaatatattttgatttgtttaacactttcttggtaaacaaatgattccatacgtgtcatttcatagttttgatgtcttcactattattctacaatgtagaaaatagtaaaactaaagaaaaacccttgaatgtgtaggtgtgtccaaaatgttgactggtactgtatgtggggAAAAAATGGTTGCCTTACTTTAGTGAAATTTGTCACGTGTTTCACATATGAGGACGAGCTTCTCATATTGAGAACAGTGGATTCAAAACTAACGCACCTTGCATCTATTTTGAACAACGCCATTGAAGGCCTACATAATGTAATTAAAGTGTACACACAATCTCTGATATTATGCCAATAGCTTATTACTCCCTCTGCACATTCAAGTGATAAATAGCCCTACTTTGTCGGCTTCTCTGAACTCCTTTTGACAGGATTTAAATTCGAGAAATTATAGTCTGTAGGGCCTAGGACTAGGTCTATTCTAATCTAGTAGGTAACTTCCATACGAATTAGTCTGAAACGCGATGGGCTATATAGAAACAGTGTTGTTGATAGGCTATTTATCCTCCTTCCGTCAGTAAAATAGCCTAattgctagagagagagagagagagagagagagagagagagagagagagagagagagagagagagagagagagagagagagagagagagagagagagagagagagagagagagagagagagatacttgaatcagttatagaacccattgccctttatggttgtgaggtctggggtccgctcaccaaccaagaattcacaaaatgggacaaacaccaaattgagactctgcatgcagaattctgcaaaaatatcctcagtgtacaacgaaaaacaccaaataatgcatgcagagcagaattatgccaatacccgctaattatcaaaatccagaaaagagctgttaaattctataaccacttaaaaggaagcgattcccaaaccttccataacaaagctatcacctacagagagatgaacttggagaacagtcccctaagtaagctggtcctggggctctgttcacaaacacaaacagaccccacagagccccaggacaacaacaacaacacaattagacccaaccaaatcatgagaaaacaaaaagagaattacttgacacattggaaagaacaaacaaaaaaacagagcaactagaatgctatttggccctaaacagagagtacacagtggcagaatacctgaccactgtgactgacccaaacttaaggaaagctttgactatgtacagactcagtgagcatagccttgctattgagaaaggccgccgtaggcagacctggctctcaagagaagacaggctatgtgcacactgcccacaaaatgaggtggaaactgagctgcacttcctaacctcctgccaaatctatgaccatattagagacacatatttccctcagattacagcgatccacaaagaatttgaaaacaaacccaattttgataaactcccttatctactgggtgaaaaaccacagtgtgccatcacagctgcaatatttgtgacctgttgccacaaaaaaagggcaaccagtgaagaacaaacatctTTGTAAattcaacccatatttattttcccatttgtactttaactatttgcacattgttacaacactgtatatatacataatatgacatttgaaatgtatttactCTTTtgtaacttctgagtgtaatgtttattgttaacatttattgtttatttcacttttgtttactatctacttcacttgccttggcaatgttaacatacgtttcccatgccaataaagcccttaaattgaattgaattgaattgaattgaattgaattgaattagagagagagagagagagagagagagagagagagagagagagatggatggatggagagagtgagagagagagagagagagagagagagagagagatggatggatggagagagtggagagagagagaggcggtatcTCAGGGTTTGACGTCACATACCTCAGTTTTCACATGGTATGAATGGGTGAACGGGACGAGGCTATCTCTGCCTTCTACTGTAGACGACAGCGCTATTGGAATAGCGGGTGGCACTGGAAGCAGCTTTGCACGCAATCTTCCCACTGGGTTTTATTTCTCGATATATCCGCAGTTGTTGGGGTCGAAATCGACCTGTGATTTCGATTTATTTTTTCGATACACTTGAATGTTTAGTATTTTGTATTAGCCTACCTGCAAGCAATAATAACCCAGGACCAGGTTTAGTGATTTTCTTGACAGCTGAAGGATTTTTTTGACAGCTGAAGGAAGACGAGATGGATAAAATAGTGTCCAGACATCTCCCGGTGAATCCAAGGTTTCTACCTACGTCGAATCACTGCGTATTGAAGTCTCTACTGGAGAACCCCATGAAGCTACCCCTCCTCCAACAACATGAACAACAACATGAAGGTAAGAAATAGCCTACGTTTATTttactctgttctattctattgctTTCTATTATTTTCTAGAATATATAATTACTTATCTCAAACTTAAATTGTCTTTATTGTTATAGAGACAATTTGTTTATTTACGTTGTTTATTTATGTATTGTATAGTTTATTTATAGGATTAGCTACTTGTATCTATGAACTCGCTTTGCTCCAGGTAAATAGCGTAAAGAATGCATTTTGAAATATACTCTAAAGGCCTATAGCCAACATTAATTTTAGAAATCATCGATCAAATTGATAATGATTTGCTTCAGTGTCCTTACCTAATGGAATACAGGCATATAGATATAGTTCATATAAAGTTACCATATACTTGTGTGCCTGTCTGTATGTGCCCAAACCAGCTCTaccagtaggcctacagtagctAAGTTTTCTGATATTAGTCACCTGACAACACTTGACAAATTCATTAGCTAGCAATTAACTACCACTTATGATTCCTAAATTAATGTATTTAATTATATAGCTAGCACAGTGACTATCACTATCAGTGATGTATGTTGATGCAGTGGTTTTATTGATTGAAAGTATGATACTTTGAGTGATAGGGATGTAGCAATAGATATTGCTATGAAGTAACGTTATCAAAGCAAGTATAGGGGTTCACGTCTGAATATCAGGTTTTTTGCTCCTCAAAAACCAGTTATCCAAACCAGTTAACCCTGAATATGAGCCGCTGCATACCATACATAGAGGATACTTTAGTCTCCCCAAAAAACAGATACAAGAAATAGATACTGCACATTCAATACCAGCTTACAAGCCTCACGATTGTGCAGCACATTATTTTACAGTACTGTTTCTGCTGTAATCAAATTTCTGTACCTTAAAGTAAAGCGCTACCATTGTCTTTATAGATGAGCGTTGTTTTTTCGGTGTCTTGGTACTAACTGTGGACCTCCCCCCAATGTCCACTTTAGGATTTGAGaaggagcgagagaaggagaagaaTTTGGATGAGGAGAGGAGTGCCCCACAGTCAGCCTTCCTGGGGCCCACGCTGTGGAACAAGACTCTCCCCTACGATGGAGACAACTTCCAGCTGGAGTACATGGATCTGGACGAGTTCCTGTCGGAAAACGGCCTTCCCTCTGAACTCGCCGTCTCCACCCACCACGACCAGCACCAATCACAGTCCCAGCACCAGACTTCAATCATGTCACAAGCCCTGCCCACTCCGTCGCCCTCTGTGATCGACCTTAGCAACCATGCCAGCGCTTCGACGTCGGTACACACAAGCATGGGCGCACAGAACTGTCTCCCTAGCCTCACCAGAGCAGGTgtgtaaaaaacacacacacacatcaacacacacagggaaaaaaggaTAAGACCCACATCCTCTGATTGTCTGTACAGTAGACATCTGAAAGACACTTCTAGCTCATATAATACAATATCAACCACAGCTCCGTAAGAATAGAGTAGGACTACTTTATTAGGTTTCTTAGAAGAGGCCTCAAACCCAGAATGGAAAAAGTGTGAAATTCAAATGTTGTGACCTGtgagtcaaataaaataaaattgtatttgtcacatgcgccgatgtcaaagcgacgtgtatgcggtaggcgaagtcaagagcaggacaccgaggTACTGGCAGATACTTTACTGGATACAGTGCAAATCCAAAGTACAAAGGCAACCTCATACAGAGAGGAACGATACAacccgcacacatgggcaactgccgaaaagaccaaaacaattacgcacaatacacaatgagaaacagagggttataaagggaacacaataaaacataatgggaaacaggtgtaaacaataaagaccaaacaagacaaacaccgaaacatagatcggcatctagtactccggggacgacgaacgccgaagcctgcccgagcaaggaggaggagcagcctcggctgaatccgtgacagccgaatacaacaggtgtagaccttacagtgaaatgcttacttacaagcccttaaccgacaatgtagttttaagaaaaataagtg contains:
- the LOC121547724 gene encoding hepatic leukemia factor-like; protein product: MDKIVSRHLPVNPRFLPTSNHCVLKSLLENPMKLPLLQQHEQQHEGFEKEREKEKNLDEERSAPQSAFLGPTLWNKTLPYDGDNFQLEYMDLDEFLSENGLPSELAVSTHHDQHQSQSQHQTSIMSQALPTPSPSVIDLSNHASASTSVHTSMGAQNCLPSLTRAALPSRNTPSPIDPESIQVPVSYVPDPADLVLSSVPGQDMFDPRKRKFAPEELKPQPMFKKARKVLFPDDMKDDRYWVRRKKNNVAAKRSRDARRLKENQIAIRAGFLEKENSALRMEVADLRRELGRTKNIVAKYQATHRPL